In Phocoena phocoena chromosome 19, mPhoPho1.1, whole genome shotgun sequence, a genomic segment contains:
- the NHERF1 gene encoding Na(+)/H(+) exchange regulatory cofactor NHE-RF1: MSTDAAAGAPLPRLCCLEKGPNGYGFHLHGEKGKVGQFIRLVEPGSPAEKSGLLAGDRLVEVNGENVEKETHQQVVSRIRAALNSVRLLVVDPETDERLQKLGVQVREEMLRPQEGSGQAKPPAVVEEQGAGGENEPPAAAPEPHEAEKSHQERHELRPRLCAMKKGPNGYGFNLHSDKSKPGQFIRAVDPDSPAEASGLRAQDRIVEVNGVCVEGRQHGDVVSAIKAGGDEAKLLVVDKETDEFFKKCKVIPSQEHLHGPLPEPFTNGEIRKENSREALAETASESPRPTLARSTSSDTSEELNSQDSLKKQDCTAPSSTSSSSDPILDFNISLAVAKERAHQKRGSKRAPQMDWSKKNELFSNL; encoded by the exons ATGAGCACGGACGCGGCGGCCGGGGCGCCTCTTCCCCGGCTCTGCTGCCTGGAGAAGGGTCCGAACGGCTACGGCTTCCACCTGCACGGGGAAAAGGGCAAGGTAGGCCAGTTCATCCGGCTGGTGGAGCCCGGCTCGCCGGCCGAGAAGTCGGGACTGCTGGCCGGAGACCGGCTAGTGGAGGTGAATGGCGAGAACGTGGAGAAAGAGACCCACCAGCAGGTGGTGAGCCGCATCCGTGCCGCACTCAACTCCGTGCGCCTGCTGGTGGTCGACCCCGAGACCGACGAGCGGCTGCAGAAGTTGGGCGTCCAGGTCCGGGAGGAGATGCTGCGCCCCCAGGAAGGATCCGGGCAGGCCAAGCCGCCGGCCGTCGTCGAGGAGCAGGGGGCTGGCGGGGAAAATGAGCCGCCCGCCGCCGCGCCGGAGCCGCACGAGGCCGAGAAGAGCCATCAGGAGCGG CACGAGCTTCGGCCTCGGCTCTGCGCCATGAAGAAGGGCCCCAACGGCTACGGCTTCAACCTGCACAGCGACAAGTCCAAGCCAGGCCAGTTCATCCGGGCAGTGGACCCAGACTCGCCCGCTGAGGCCTCGGGGCTCCGGGCCCAGGACCGCATCGTGGAG GTGAACGGGGTCTGCGTGGAGGGCAGGCAGCACGGGGACGTGGTATCCGCCATCAAGGCTGGCGGGGACGAGGCCAAGCTGCTGGTGGTGGACAAGGAGACCGATGAGTTCTTCAAGAAATGCAAAGTGATCCCGTCTCAGGAGCACCTGCATG GTCCCTTGCCTGAGCccttcaccaatggagagatccgGAAG GAGAATAGTCGTGAAGCCCTGGCCGAGACGGCCTCCGAGAGCCCCAGGCCAACCCTGGCAAGATCCACCTCCAGTGACACCAGTGAGGAG CTGAATTCCCAAGACAGCCTCAAGAAACAGGACTGCACGGCACCCTCAtctacctcctcctcctccgacCCCATCCTGGACTTCAACATCTCCCTGGCCGTGGCCAAAGAGAGGGCCCACCAGAAGCGCGGCAGCAAACGGGCCCCGCAGATGGACTGGAGCAAGAAAAACGAACTCTTCAGCAACCTCTGA
- the NAT9 gene encoding alpha/beta-tubulin-N-acetyltransferase 9 isoform X2 produces the protein MRLNQNILLLGKKVVLVPYTPEHVPRYHEWMKSEELRRLTASEPLTLEQEYVMQCSWQEDADKCTFIVLDAEKWQAQLGTSEESCMVGDVNLFLTDLGDPTLGEIEVMIAEPSCRGQGLGTEAVLVMMSYGVTKLGLTKFEAKIGQGNEPSMQLFRKLHFEQVAVSSVFQEVTLRLTMSERERQWLLEQTSHVEEKPYRAGASERC, from the exons ATGAGGTTAAATCAGAACATCTTGCTGCTGGGAAAGAAGGTGGTGCTGGTACCCTACACCCCAGAGCATGTGCCTAG GTACCACGAGTGGATGAAATCAGAGGAGCTGCGGCGTTTGACAGCCTCCGAGCCGCTGACCCTGGAGCAGGAGTATGTGATGCAGTGCAGCTGGCAGGAAGATGCAGACA AGTGTACCTTCATCGTGCTGGATGCAGAGAAGTGGCAGGCCCAGCTAGGCACCAGCGAAGAAAGCTGCATGGTGGGAGATGTGAACCTCTTCCTCACGGATCTAGGGGACCCCACCTTGGGGGAGATTGAGGTCATGATTGCAG AGCCCAGCTGCAGGGGCCAGGGCTTGGGCACCGAGGCCGTCCTCGTGATGATGTCTTACG GAGTGACCAAGCTAGGTCTGACCAAGTTTGAGGCTAAAATTGGGCAAGGAAATGAACCGAGCATGCAGCTGTTCCGGAAGCTTCACTTTGAGCAG GTGGCTGTGAGCAGTGTCTTCCAGGAGGTGACGCTCAGACTGACGATGAGTGAGCGGGAGCGGCAGTGGCTTCTCGAGCAGACCAGCCATGTGGAAGAGAAGCCCTACAGAGCTGGGGCGTCGGAGCGCTGCTGA
- the NAT9 gene encoding alpha/beta-tubulin-N-acetyltransferase 9 isoform X5: MRLNQNILLLGKKVVLVPYTPEHVPRYHEWMKSEELRRLTASEPLTLEQEYVMQCSWQEDADKCTFIVLDAEKWQAQLGTSEESCMVGDVNLFLTDLGDPTLGEIEVMIAEPSCRGQGLGTEAVLVMMSYGLTKFEAKIGQGNEPSMQLFRKLHFEQVAVSSVFQEVTLRLTMSERERQWLLEQTSHVEEKPYRAGASERC, from the exons ATGAGGTTAAATCAGAACATCTTGCTGCTGGGAAAGAAGGTGGTGCTGGTACCCTACACCCCAGAGCATGTGCCTAG GTACCACGAGTGGATGAAATCAGAGGAGCTGCGGCGTTTGACAGCCTCCGAGCCGCTGACCCTGGAGCAGGAGTATGTGATGCAGTGCAGCTGGCAGGAAGATGCAGACA AGTGTACCTTCATCGTGCTGGATGCAGAGAAGTGGCAGGCCCAGCTAGGCACCAGCGAAGAAAGCTGCATGGTGGGAGATGTGAACCTCTTCCTCACGGATCTAGGGGACCCCACCTTGGGGGAGATTGAGGTCATGATTGCAG AGCCCAGCTGCAGGGGCCAGGGCTTGGGCACCGAGGCCGTCCTCGTGATGATGTCTTACG GTCTGACCAAGTTTGAGGCTAAAATTGGGCAAGGAAATGAACCGAGCATGCAGCTGTTCCGGAAGCTTCACTTTGAGCAG GTGGCTGTGAGCAGTGTCTTCCAGGAGGTGACGCTCAGACTGACGATGAGTGAGCGGGAGCGGCAGTGGCTTCTCGAGCAGACCAGCCATGTGGAAGAGAAGCCCTACAGAGCTGGGGCGTCGGAGCGCTGCTGA
- the NAT9 gene encoding alpha/beta-tubulin-N-acetyltransferase 9 isoform X3, translated as MRLNQNILLLGKKVVLVPYTPEHVPRYHEWMKSEELRRLTASEPLTLEQEYVMQCSWQEDADKCTFIVLDAEKWQAQLGTSEESCMVGDVNLFLTDLGDPTLGEIEVMIAEPSCRGQGLGTEAVLVMMSYVTKLGLTKFEAKIGQGNEPSMQLFRKLHFEQVAVSSVFQEVTLRLTMSERERQWLLEQTSHVEEKPYRAGASERC; from the exons ATGAGGTTAAATCAGAACATCTTGCTGCTGGGAAAGAAGGTGGTGCTGGTACCCTACACCCCAGAGCATGTGCCTAG GTACCACGAGTGGATGAAATCAGAGGAGCTGCGGCGTTTGACAGCCTCCGAGCCGCTGACCCTGGAGCAGGAGTATGTGATGCAGTGCAGCTGGCAGGAAGATGCAGACA AGTGTACCTTCATCGTGCTGGATGCAGAGAAGTGGCAGGCCCAGCTAGGCACCAGCGAAGAAAGCTGCATGGTGGGAGATGTGAACCTCTTCCTCACGGATCTAGGGGACCCCACCTTGGGGGAGATTGAGGTCATGATTGCAG AGCCCAGCTGCAGGGGCCAGGGCTTGGGCACCGAGGCCGTCCTCGTGATGATGTCTTACG TGACCAAGCTAGGTCTGACCAAGTTTGAGGCTAAAATTGGGCAAGGAAATGAACCGAGCATGCAGCTGTTCCGGAAGCTTCACTTTGAGCAG GTGGCTGTGAGCAGTGTCTTCCAGGAGGTGACGCTCAGACTGACGATGAGTGAGCGGGAGCGGCAGTGGCTTCTCGAGCAGACCAGCCATGTGGAAGAGAAGCCCTACAGAGCTGGGGCGTCGGAGCGCTGCTGA
- the NAT9 gene encoding alpha/beta-tubulin-N-acetyltransferase 9 isoform X4: MRLNQNILLLGKKVVLVPYTPEHVPSRYHEWMKSEELRRLTASEPLTLEQEYVMQCSWQEDADKCTFIVLDAEKWQAQLGTSEESCMVGDVNLFLTDLGDPTLGEIEVMIAEPSCRGQGLGTEAVLVMMSYGLTKFEAKIGQGNEPSMQLFRKLHFEQVAVSSVFQEVTLRLTMSERERQWLLEQTSHVEEKPYRAGASERC, encoded by the exons ATGAGGTTAAATCAGAACATCTTGCTGCTGGGAAAGAAGGTGGTGCTGGTACCCTACACCCCAGAGCATGTGCCTAG CAG GTACCACGAGTGGATGAAATCAGAGGAGCTGCGGCGTTTGACAGCCTCCGAGCCGCTGACCCTGGAGCAGGAGTATGTGATGCAGTGCAGCTGGCAGGAAGATGCAGACA AGTGTACCTTCATCGTGCTGGATGCAGAGAAGTGGCAGGCCCAGCTAGGCACCAGCGAAGAAAGCTGCATGGTGGGAGATGTGAACCTCTTCCTCACGGATCTAGGGGACCCCACCTTGGGGGAGATTGAGGTCATGATTGCAG AGCCCAGCTGCAGGGGCCAGGGCTTGGGCACCGAGGCCGTCCTCGTGATGATGTCTTACG GTCTGACCAAGTTTGAGGCTAAAATTGGGCAAGGAAATGAACCGAGCATGCAGCTGTTCCGGAAGCTTCACTTTGAGCAG GTGGCTGTGAGCAGTGTCTTCCAGGAGGTGACGCTCAGACTGACGATGAGTGAGCGGGAGCGGCAGTGGCTTCTCGAGCAGACCAGCCATGTGGAAGAGAAGCCCTACAGAGCTGGGGCGTCGGAGCGCTGCTGA
- the NAT9 gene encoding alpha/beta-tubulin-N-acetyltransferase 9 isoform X1 — MRLNQNILLLGKKVVLVPYTPEHVPSRYHEWMKSEELRRLTASEPLTLEQEYVMQCSWQEDADKCTFIVLDAEKWQAQLGTSEESCMVGDVNLFLTDLGDPTLGEIEVMIAEPSCRGQGLGTEAVLVMMSYGVTKLGLTKFEAKIGQGNEPSMQLFRKLHFEQVAVSSVFQEVTLRLTMSERERQWLLEQTSHVEEKPYRAGASERC; from the exons ATGAGGTTAAATCAGAACATCTTGCTGCTGGGAAAGAAGGTGGTGCTGGTACCCTACACCCCAGAGCATGTGCCTAG CAG GTACCACGAGTGGATGAAATCAGAGGAGCTGCGGCGTTTGACAGCCTCCGAGCCGCTGACCCTGGAGCAGGAGTATGTGATGCAGTGCAGCTGGCAGGAAGATGCAGACA AGTGTACCTTCATCGTGCTGGATGCAGAGAAGTGGCAGGCCCAGCTAGGCACCAGCGAAGAAAGCTGCATGGTGGGAGATGTGAACCTCTTCCTCACGGATCTAGGGGACCCCACCTTGGGGGAGATTGAGGTCATGATTGCAG AGCCCAGCTGCAGGGGCCAGGGCTTGGGCACCGAGGCCGTCCTCGTGATGATGTCTTACG GAGTGACCAAGCTAGGTCTGACCAAGTTTGAGGCTAAAATTGGGCAAGGAAATGAACCGAGCATGCAGCTGTTCCGGAAGCTTCACTTTGAGCAG GTGGCTGTGAGCAGTGTCTTCCAGGAGGTGACGCTCAGACTGACGATGAGTGAGCGGGAGCGGCAGTGGCTTCTCGAGCAGACCAGCCATGTGGAAGAGAAGCCCTACAGAGCTGGGGCGTCGGAGCGCTGCTGA
- the NAT9 gene encoding alpha/beta-tubulin-N-acetyltransferase 9 isoform X6 — MRLNQNILLLGKKVVLVPYTPEHVPRYHEWMKSEELRRLTASEPLTLEQEYVMQCSWQEDADKCTFIVLDAEKWQAQLGTSEESCMVGDVNLFLTDLGDPTLGEIEVMIAEPSCRGQGLGTEAVLVMMSYGGCEQCLPGGDAQTDDE, encoded by the exons ATGAGGTTAAATCAGAACATCTTGCTGCTGGGAAAGAAGGTGGTGCTGGTACCCTACACCCCAGAGCATGTGCCTAG GTACCACGAGTGGATGAAATCAGAGGAGCTGCGGCGTTTGACAGCCTCCGAGCCGCTGACCCTGGAGCAGGAGTATGTGATGCAGTGCAGCTGGCAGGAAGATGCAGACA AGTGTACCTTCATCGTGCTGGATGCAGAGAAGTGGCAGGCCCAGCTAGGCACCAGCGAAGAAAGCTGCATGGTGGGAGATGTGAACCTCTTCCTCACGGATCTAGGGGACCCCACCTTGGGGGAGATTGAGGTCATGATTGCAG AGCCCAGCTGCAGGGGCCAGGGCTTGGGCACCGAGGCCGTCCTCGTGATGATGTCTTACG GTGGCTGTGAGCAGTGTCTTCCAGGAGGTGACGCTCAGACTGACGATGAGTGA